The Fimbriimonas ginsengisoli Gsoil 348 genome window below encodes:
- a CDS encoding YhaN family protein encodes MRIRTLNLEAYGPFEGEILTFETSSRGFHIVYGPNEAGKSSALRAIEALLFGIETKTDDNFRHEYKKLRISAELEGSENLFVRRRKGREKTLLDAADRDIDPAILDRMLGGASRELFRDLWGLSYATLRAGAQDLLQQQGNLTNALFQSGGLVHLNALLKDLEAEAKKLYRPQGSSVFKALSETHKLARLRMNGASVSGSQYDRVRKGEEVERQNRDAKELDFQQIQAELGRLERLKNAAPTVGQYLAASQRLSDLGRLPQLPGDSRSRRTECELQISIAASQAEAAEARAERERTAIDRLEVDDAVLERQNEVRDLVLAAARVREALGKVDAEHRPVFELKTEEVRRAIATYGLGVSLDRIENDLPDQRTRSRLRALGAAYDKALGDLSSRSEAVDASRREVSWWEEEWEGLPAEVPLEGLVAAIESARALGDIEDRLTRLRAENQRNRRQLDDRLAAMSPGVGGWDALARASIPNEAAVASSKRRFESVAGELREAESELRREQEDLLRAKSELRQLESSGRVLQREDVESARRDRDELFGELRQHWQSASEAEIGLYQTKVESSDRIADELGRDAERVSRATQLREKIESSEERIALLVDRQGLVVSEAEAADREWKALWRPASVVPLGHEAMERWRLERATLLADHQSLGRSESEAADLDRRVREACAALDAVSETGDSLSIRLNHAMKTAERLASQKQRREEIAKLLRQERVRLRDAEAALKTAQATRDLAEGAWRNAASAFGSDATWAEVGEALDGLGLIDAAVQARSAASAAIEAARAQAEEFERSAKLLGDALGETERDPALLAARLDARLRTAQASSAERTQRQERLVLETQEAEGHRKAEERGRAEIAALLLVAGASDLADLERIERLCELRDQYAETKRTAEETLAAFVGGGDLDRFVREVDSEDRDSLPARISVQEARAEAAREGANRAREDWKEANMKLQAIAGADDAADAAADMESAAAGMATTFERYASVRAAYHVIRAVADRYREENQGPILQKAGERLATLTGSDFSDLVARVGDSDQVELFAVRSDGSQVSIPGMSEGTRDSLFLALRLASLEERIARTPPLPLILDDVLIHLDDRRTGFALRALADFADSAQVILFTHHRHIVELAQSVIPDRFQQVEMRVSTPAR; translated from the coding sequence ATGCGGATCCGGACGCTCAACCTTGAAGCCTATGGCCCGTTCGAAGGGGAGATCCTCACGTTCGAAACGTCTTCGCGAGGCTTCCATATCGTGTACGGCCCGAATGAGGCGGGCAAGAGCAGCGCTCTCCGGGCGATCGAGGCGCTCCTCTTCGGAATCGAAACCAAGACCGACGACAATTTTCGCCACGAGTACAAGAAGCTTCGCATCTCCGCTGAGTTGGAAGGATCCGAAAACCTGTTCGTGCGCCGCCGCAAGGGGCGGGAAAAGACCCTGCTCGACGCCGCCGACCGTGACATCGATCCGGCGATTCTCGACCGGATGCTGGGCGGAGCGTCTCGTGAGCTGTTTCGCGATTTGTGGGGGCTTAGCTACGCCACGTTGCGGGCGGGCGCTCAGGATCTGCTGCAGCAACAGGGAAACTTGACCAACGCCCTCTTCCAATCGGGTGGGTTGGTCCACCTGAACGCGCTGCTGAAAGATTTGGAAGCCGAGGCGAAGAAGCTCTATCGGCCGCAAGGCTCATCCGTTTTCAAGGCGCTCAGTGAAACCCATAAGCTCGCCCGGCTGAGGATGAACGGCGCCTCGGTTAGTGGCTCCCAATACGATCGGGTGCGCAAGGGTGAAGAGGTCGAGCGGCAGAATCGCGATGCAAAGGAGCTCGACTTCCAGCAGATCCAAGCCGAATTAGGGCGGCTCGAACGGCTCAAAAACGCGGCGCCGACGGTTGGCCAATACCTTGCGGCCTCTCAGCGTCTCTCCGATCTCGGTCGACTCCCCCAATTGCCGGGCGACTCCCGGAGTCGAAGGACCGAATGCGAGCTGCAGATTTCGATTGCGGCGAGTCAAGCCGAAGCCGCGGAAGCTCGCGCGGAGCGCGAGCGGACAGCGATCGATCGGTTGGAGGTGGACGACGCGGTTTTGGAGCGCCAGAACGAGGTTCGAGACTTGGTCCTCGCCGCCGCGCGGGTACGCGAGGCGTTAGGAAAAGTGGATGCGGAGCACCGGCCCGTCTTTGAGCTGAAGACCGAAGAGGTCCGCCGGGCGATCGCGACGTACGGACTGGGCGTCTCGCTGGATCGGATCGAAAACGATCTGCCCGATCAACGGACCCGGTCGCGCTTGCGGGCATTGGGCGCTGCTTACGACAAAGCTTTAGGGGATTTGAGCTCACGGAGCGAGGCCGTAGACGCATCGCGCCGGGAGGTGTCGTGGTGGGAGGAGGAGTGGGAAGGTCTGCCTGCCGAGGTCCCATTGGAGGGACTGGTGGCGGCGATTGAGAGCGCTCGCGCGCTCGGAGATATCGAGGACCGACTCACACGCCTCCGGGCGGAGAATCAGCGAAATCGCCGTCAGCTCGACGATCGCCTCGCCGCGATGTCGCCGGGCGTAGGCGGCTGGGACGCCCTCGCGCGGGCGTCGATCCCGAATGAAGCGGCGGTGGCGTCGTCGAAACGTCGCTTCGAGTCGGTAGCCGGCGAGCTTCGCGAGGCAGAGTCCGAGCTTAGACGCGAACAGGAGGATCTGCTTCGTGCCAAAAGCGAACTTCGTCAGCTCGAATCCTCCGGCCGCGTGCTGCAAAGAGAAGATGTGGAGTCGGCTCGCCGCGACCGCGACGAGCTCTTCGGCGAGCTCCGGCAGCATTGGCAATCGGCGTCGGAAGCAGAGATCGGACTATATCAGACCAAGGTTGAATCGAGCGACCGGATCGCCGACGAGCTGGGCCGCGACGCCGAGCGAGTGTCGCGAGCAACCCAGTTACGCGAGAAGATCGAGTCTTCGGAGGAGCGCATCGCATTGCTGGTCGATCGCCAAGGTCTCGTGGTGTCGGAAGCGGAGGCGGCGGACCGGGAATGGAAAGCCCTTTGGCGTCCGGCAAGCGTCGTCCCTTTGGGGCACGAGGCGATGGAGCGTTGGCGGTTGGAGCGGGCCACGCTCTTGGCCGACCACCAAAGTCTCGGCAGGTCTGAGTCGGAAGCAGCGGATCTCGACCGAAGAGTTCGGGAAGCGTGCGCGGCGCTTGACGCGGTGAGCGAAACGGGCGATTCGCTCTCAATCCGGCTTAACCACGCGATGAAAACCGCGGAACGCCTTGCCTCTCAAAAGCAGCGGCGTGAGGAGATCGCCAAGCTTCTGCGGCAAGAGCGGGTCCGGCTTCGAGATGCGGAGGCAGCTCTTAAAACGGCGCAAGCCACCCGCGATTTGGCCGAGGGAGCGTGGCGGAATGCGGCGAGCGCCTTCGGTTCGGACGCAACCTGGGCCGAGGTCGGGGAAGCGCTGGATGGGCTCGGATTGATTGACGCGGCGGTGCAAGCCCGATCGGCGGCGTCGGCTGCGATCGAGGCAGCCCGAGCGCAGGCGGAGGAGTTCGAACGATCCGCGAAGCTGCTCGGGGACGCCCTTGGAGAAACAGAACGAGATCCGGCCCTCCTCGCGGCTAGGCTAGACGCCCGCCTCCGAACCGCTCAAGCTTCATCGGCGGAAAGGACTCAGCGCCAAGAGCGGCTGGTTTTAGAGACCCAAGAGGCGGAGGGCCACCGGAAAGCCGAGGAGAGAGGCCGCGCCGAGATCGCCGCGCTGCTGCTCGTGGCCGGCGCCTCGGACCTCGCCGACCTGGAGCGGATCGAACGGCTTTGCGAGTTGCGTGACCAGTACGCGGAGACGAAGCGGACAGCGGAAGAAACTCTGGCTGCCTTCGTGGGTGGCGGCGACCTGGATCGGTTTGTCCGGGAGGTCGACTCCGAAGATCGGGACTCCCTCCCGGCGCGGATCTCGGTTCAAGAGGCGCGGGCGGAGGCGGCGCGGGAAGGTGCAAACAGGGCAAGAGAAGATTGGAAAGAGGCGAATATGAAGCTCCAAGCGATCGCTGGGGCCGACGATGCCGCCGATGCGGCGGCCGACATGGAGAGCGCCGCCGCCGGAATGGCGACCACGTTCGAGCGGTACGCCAGTGTCCGGGCGGCATACCATGTCATCCGCGCCGTCGCAGATCGGTATCGCGAGGAAAACCAGGGGCCAATCTTGCAGAAGGCGGGCGAGCGCCTAGCAACTTTGACCGGAAGCGATTTCTCCGATCTTGTCGCGCGGGTGGGCGACTCCGATCAGGTCGAACTCTTTGCCGTTCGGAGCGACGGTAGCCAGGTCTCGATTCCCGGCATGAGCGAGGGGACCCGCGACTCGTTGTTCCTCGCCCTGCGCCTCGCGAGTTTGGAAGAGCGTATCGCCCGCACCCCACCGCTGCCCCTCATCTTGGACGACGTTCTCATCCATCTGGACGACCGACGCACCGGCTTCGCGCTTAGAGCGTTGGCCGACTTCGCCGACAGTGCCCAGGTGATCCTCTTCACCCACCACCGCCACATCGTCGAACTCGCGCAGTCGGTGATTCCAGACCGGTTCCAGCAGGTCGAGATGCGCGTCTCAACTCCAGCCCGGTAA
- a CDS encoding NPCBM/NEW2 domain-containing protein, whose protein sequence is MTPTLVAALALATQNGADVVRLQDLSLNSMSQDYGAPNVARTVDGNPLKLGGQTFAEGVGTHARSEVIVRLGGQAIEFTATVGVDDETEGKGTVVFRVYAGEKLAFDSGVMHSGDKPKAVKVDLRGAKVLRLLVTDARDGIDHDHADWADARITVLPGKRKAIQSGMPMEPAMKIAMDTPSRTEINGPRVVGGTPGRDFLFRIPASGKRPLRYRATGLPEGLAIDAQRGIVSGRVAKAGRYNATITVEGPGGRDSRSLRLVFGSHQLALTPPMGWNSWNVWGLNVDSDKVRAAADSFVKSGLADAGYAFINIDDGWEAPKRNEDGEITPNAKFPDMSALSTYVHSQGLKLGIYSSPGPQTCGGYLGSWQHEFQDAKTYAKWGIDYLKYDWCSYGNIEPRPDLIGLQKPYRMMRAALDDSGRDIVFSLCQYGMGDVFKWGKQVGGNVWRTTGDITDTWGSMSGIGFAHSEKAMGARPGGFNDPDMLVVGNLGWGPNPRPTRLTPNEQITHITLWSLLAAPLIIGCDLTKLDPFTKAVLTNHDVVEIDQDPIGKAATRRKKTGDLEVWARPLWDGSYAVGLFNRGYERAKISADWKDLDAHLGGSQPVRDLWQRRNVGSFSGGYSAMVPAHGAVLIRVGKISK, encoded by the coding sequence ATGACGCCAACGCTTGTTGCCGCCCTTGCTCTCGCCACCCAAAACGGCGCCGATGTGGTTCGCCTTCAGGACCTCAGCCTTAACTCGATGTCGCAAGACTACGGAGCCCCGAACGTTGCGCGCACCGTCGACGGCAACCCGCTTAAGCTCGGTGGGCAAACGTTCGCCGAGGGGGTTGGTACCCACGCCCGGAGCGAGGTGATCGTGCGGCTCGGAGGCCAGGCGATAGAGTTCACGGCCACCGTCGGCGTCGACGACGAGACCGAGGGGAAAGGAACCGTCGTCTTTCGTGTCTATGCGGGTGAAAAGCTGGCGTTCGACTCTGGCGTGATGCATTCGGGCGATAAGCCGAAGGCAGTCAAGGTCGATCTAAGAGGCGCCAAGGTGCTGCGCCTGCTCGTGACGGACGCCCGCGACGGAATCGACCACGACCACGCCGACTGGGCGGACGCGCGAATCACCGTGTTGCCCGGCAAGCGAAAGGCGATCCAATCCGGCATGCCAATGGAACCCGCGATGAAGATCGCGATGGATACTCCAAGCCGGACGGAGATCAACGGCCCCCGAGTGGTGGGCGGTACGCCGGGTCGAGACTTCCTCTTTCGAATCCCAGCCAGCGGAAAGCGTCCGCTTCGCTACCGCGCGACCGGTCTCCCCGAAGGGCTGGCGATCGACGCGCAGCGGGGCATCGTTTCGGGTCGGGTCGCCAAGGCTGGCCGCTATAACGCCACGATCACCGTCGAGGGGCCGGGAGGGCGAGACAGCCGTTCGTTGCGCCTCGTTTTTGGATCCCACCAGCTCGCGTTGACGCCGCCGATGGGTTGGAATAGCTGGAACGTCTGGGGACTCAACGTGGACTCCGACAAGGTTCGCGCCGCCGCCGACAGCTTCGTGAAGAGCGGGCTGGCCGATGCCGGCTACGCGTTTATCAATATCGACGACGGTTGGGAAGCGCCGAAGCGGAACGAAGACGGCGAGATCACGCCGAACGCGAAGTTTCCCGACATGAGCGCGCTCTCAACCTATGTCCACTCGCAAGGTCTCAAGCTGGGGATCTACTCCTCACCCGGCCCGCAAACGTGCGGTGGCTATCTGGGAAGCTGGCAGCACGAATTCCAGGATGCCAAGACGTACGCCAAGTGGGGGATCGACTACCTCAAATACGACTGGTGCAGCTACGGCAACATCGAGCCGAGGCCGGACCTAATCGGGCTGCAGAAGCCTTATCGGATGATGCGCGCCGCGCTCGACGACTCGGGACGAGACATCGTCTTTTCGCTTTGCCAGTACGGCATGGGCGACGTCTTCAAGTGGGGCAAGCAGGTCGGAGGCAACGTTTGGCGAACCACCGGGGATATCACCGACACTTGGGGGAGCATGAGCGGCATCGGCTTCGCCCACAGCGAGAAGGCAATGGGCGCCCGCCCGGGCGGCTTTAACGACCCAGACATGCTGGTCGTCGGAAACCTTGGCTGGGGACCGAACCCTCGCCCGACGCGGCTCACCCCTAACGAGCAGATCACCCACATCACGCTCTGGTCTCTGTTGGCGGCGCCGCTGATCATCGGCTGCGATCTGACCAAGCTCGACCCGTTCACCAAGGCAGTCCTGACGAACCACGACGTGGTCGAAATCGATCAGGATCCGATCGGCAAAGCTGCTACTCGTCGAAAGAAGACTGGCGACCTAGAAGTATGGGCGCGCCCTTTGTGGGACGGGTCGTACGCCGTCGGTCTATTCAACCGCGGTTACGAGCGAGCGAAGATTAGTGCCGATTGGAAAGACCTGGACGCCCACTTGGGCGGCAGCCAGCCCGTGCGCGATCTGTGGCAGCGCCGCAACGTGGGGTCGTTCTCCGGCGGCTACTCCGCCATGGTGCCGGCCCACGGAGCGGTGCTCATCCGCGTCGGCAAAATATCCAAGTGA
- a CDS encoding alpha-L-fucosidase: protein MPERFEASWESLSGYSIPDWYRDGKFGIFLHWGVYSVPAFGNEWYPRNMYRPGTPEFEHHVNTYGTQERFGYKDFIPGLTFANYDPAAYARLFSEAGARFVVPVAEHHDGFAMYDSVLSDWCASKMGPKRDVLGELAEATRAEGMVFGLSSHRAEHWWFFDGGRTFPSDVTDPAFDGLYGPAEPAAADWHDMTAGSPDEAFLEDWLARTCEAVDRYRPQLVWFDWWIGNHAFEPYLRRFAAHYYNRGLEWGMGVAINYKYEAFPEGTAVFDVERGQLAGIRPELWQNDTSISKNSWGYIEGQEYKTATSLIGDLVDVVSKNGALLLNIGPKADGTIHDEEQRILREIGAWLKVNGEAIYGTRPWHTFGEGPTEVGEGAFTDTNRSSFVAGDIRFTTKGDILYAIAFSPESEILVASLAGANVSSVSLVGADVPIPFRMTPSGLAVTLLPGLSREPAVVLRLSLTL from the coding sequence ATGCCAGAGCGTTTTGAAGCTTCGTGGGAATCACTATCCGGATACTCGATTCCCGATTGGTACCGCGACGGGAAGTTCGGGATCTTTCTGCACTGGGGCGTTTACTCCGTGCCGGCCTTCGGCAACGAGTGGTATCCACGGAACATGTATCGGCCCGGCACTCCGGAGTTTGAGCACCACGTAAACACCTACGGGACGCAGGAAAGGTTTGGCTATAAGGACTTCATTCCGGGTCTGACTTTCGCGAACTACGACCCGGCCGCATATGCTCGGTTGTTCTCCGAGGCAGGCGCCCGGTTCGTGGTGCCGGTCGCCGAGCACCACGATGGGTTTGCGATGTACGATTCCGTTCTCTCCGATTGGTGCGCGAGCAAAATGGGACCCAAGCGGGATGTTCTCGGCGAGCTGGCCGAGGCCACCCGAGCGGAGGGAATGGTGTTCGGACTTTCAAGCCATCGCGCGGAACACTGGTGGTTCTTCGATGGCGGCCGGACCTTCCCCTCTGACGTAACGGACCCGGCCTTTGACGGTCTCTACGGACCCGCCGAACCCGCCGCCGCGGACTGGCACGACATGACCGCCGGTTCGCCCGACGAGGCGTTTCTTGAGGACTGGCTTGCCCGAACTTGCGAGGCGGTCGACCGATATCGCCCTCAACTGGTGTGGTTCGATTGGTGGATCGGCAACCACGCCTTCGAGCCGTACCTTCGACGGTTCGCGGCCCACTACTACAACCGTGGCCTCGAGTGGGGCATGGGAGTGGCGATCAACTACAAGTACGAAGCGTTTCCAGAAGGAACGGCCGTCTTCGACGTAGAGCGGGGACAACTCGCAGGAATCCGGCCGGAGCTTTGGCAGAACGACACCTCCATCAGCAAGAACAGTTGGGGATACATCGAGGGGCAGGAATACAAGACGGCGACCTCTCTTATCGGGGACCTCGTCGACGTGGTGAGTAAGAACGGCGCTCTGCTATTGAATATCGGACCGAAAGCGGACGGGACAATCCACGACGAGGAGCAGCGGATCCTACGCGAGATCGGCGCCTGGTTGAAAGTGAACGGCGAAGCGATCTACGGCACCCGGCCCTGGCACACGTTCGGCGAGGGACCGACAGAAGTTGGAGAGGGAGCCTTTACGGATACAAACCGTTCCTCCTTCGTTGCCGGCGATATCCGCTTCACGACGAAAGGAGACATTCTGTACGCCATCGCTTTCTCCCCCGAATCGGAGATTCTAGTGGCCTCCCTGGCAGGCGCGAACGTATCCTCTGTCTCCCTCGTCGGGGCCGACGTACCGATTCCGTTCCGAATGACTCCTTCGGGGCTCGCGGTTACGTTGCTTCCCGGCTTGTCGAGGGAACCGGCTGTCGTCCTTCGCCTATCCTTGACCCTATGA
- a CDS encoding prepilin-type N-terminal cleavage/methylation domain-containing protein → MMFNLKSRKNRRGFTLVELLVVVLILATLMAVALPLYLSSVADSSKKTCRANMQSIANAAQAWKVKNRAADFTTMTISALTPDLGAVPSCPDGGAYSIATTGSVNDESGASTAIPTGSLGISCNKAGHNGFIPGVMTK, encoded by the coding sequence ATGATGTTCAACCTTAAGTCTCGTAAAAACCGCCGTGGTTTCACCCTCGTCGAACTCCTCGTCGTCGTCCTGATCCTCGCCACTCTTATGGCAGTCGCGTTGCCGCTCTACCTGAGCTCGGTCGCTGACTCCAGTAAGAAGACGTGCCGCGCCAACATGCAGTCGATCGCCAACGCCGCCCAGGCATGGAAGGTGAAGAACCGAGCTGCCGACTTCACCACGATGACGATCTCCGCTCTCACTCCCGACCTCGGCGCGGTGCCGAGCTGTCCGGACGGCGGCGCTTACTCGATCGCCACCACCGGTTCGGTCAACGACGAGAGCGGCGCCTCCACCGCCATCCCCACCGGCTCCCTCGGCATCAGCTGCAACAAAGCCGGCCACAACGGCTTCATCCCTGGCGTGATGACCAAGTAA
- a CDS encoding DUF5655 domain-containing protein, which produces MAEEKKPIRPEESLAKMVAALKETTGRSLEEWVEVIKEKGWQKHGEIVSGIKSEFGVTHGYANQIALRSKDLLAGAEPKAESGDPVAEMFSKRPDAKAVYDVLAPKIQAFGSDVDVAPKKGYLSLRRAKQFAVLQPAAGRLDVGIQLKGIEPVGRLEASGSFNAMLTHRVRVTSADEVDPELLGWLRNAYEAAK; this is translated from the coding sequence ATGGCAGAAGAGAAAAAACCGATCCGACCGGAAGAAAGCCTGGCGAAAATGGTTGCCGCGTTGAAGGAGACCACCGGCCGCTCTTTGGAAGAGTGGGTCGAAGTGATCAAGGAGAAAGGGTGGCAGAAGCACGGCGAGATCGTCTCAGGCATCAAGTCGGAGTTCGGCGTGACCCATGGATACGCGAACCAGATCGCTCTGCGGTCGAAGGATTTGCTCGCCGGGGCCGAACCGAAAGCGGAAAGCGGCGATCCGGTGGCGGAGATGTTTTCCAAGCGTCCGGATGCGAAGGCGGTTTACGACGTCTTGGCGCCCAAGATCCAGGCTTTCGGCTCGGATGTCGATGTCGCTCCGAAGAAGGGGTATCTGAGTCTGCGCCGGGCGAAGCAGTTCGCCGTCCTGCAACCCGCCGCCGGACGTCTAGACGTGGGAATCCAGCTCAAGGGGATTGAACCCGTCGGCCGGCTAGAGGCGTCGGGGAGCTTCAACGCGATGCTCACTCACCGTGTTCGAGTGACAAGTGCCGATGAGGTCGACCCGGAATTGCTCGGTTGGCTGCGCAACGCGTATGAAGCAGCAAAGTAG
- a CDS encoding metallophosphoesterase family protein has product MSTVTFLHCADIHLDSKLLGLERYEGAPVDELRSASRKALAELTLVAINEGVDLVLIAGDVFDGDWKDYNTGLFFSKQMSLLRDAGIPVVMIAGNHDAESQISRSLRYPDNVRVLSTDKPATEYFPNIGIAVHGQGFRTREVLDDLSAAYPKPEGGFVNVGMLHTSADGREGHDSYAPCDPRVLAQRGYDYWALGHVHKRETLLRVPEHPCWAVFPGNLQGRHARETGDKGFSIVRVEDGQVLAPVHHACDVVRWAECRVDATGIPDGESLLAAVHLALLAVQDGAGGRLVAARVTIHGRSRARAAIERDREGFVTEVRNLANHLSGAGLWVEKVRIELKGDHDVASLRTKDEPIGDLLRALDELPSTLLEVLNEDLRPIAAQLPREVLERLEGFGAEEWIRRLTPDVQELLVSKVLD; this is encoded by the coding sequence ATGTCCACCGTCACCTTTCTGCACTGTGCGGACATCCACTTGGACAGCAAACTGCTCGGCCTCGAGCGGTACGAAGGCGCGCCCGTCGACGAGCTTCGAAGCGCCTCCCGTAAGGCTCTTGCCGAGCTCACTTTGGTAGCGATCAACGAAGGCGTCGATCTAGTTCTCATTGCGGGCGATGTTTTCGACGGAGATTGGAAGGATTACAACACCGGCCTGTTCTTCTCGAAGCAGATGAGCCTGCTTCGAGACGCGGGAATCCCAGTGGTGATGATCGCAGGAAATCACGACGCTGAGTCGCAGATCTCTCGCTCGCTTCGCTATCCGGATAACGTCCGGGTTCTATCTACCGATAAACCGGCTACCGAATACTTCCCGAACATCGGAATCGCCGTTCACGGGCAAGGATTCAGGACGAGGGAGGTACTCGACGACCTAAGCGCGGCCTACCCAAAACCCGAAGGGGGCTTCGTCAACGTCGGCATGCTCCACACCAGCGCCGACGGCCGGGAAGGGCACGACTCCTACGCTCCGTGCGACCCTCGCGTGCTTGCGCAAAGGGGATACGACTACTGGGCGCTAGGCCACGTCCACAAGCGCGAAACGCTGCTCCGCGTCCCGGAGCATCCTTGTTGGGCCGTCTTTCCCGGAAATCTCCAAGGCCGGCATGCCCGTGAGACCGGCGATAAGGGATTCAGCATCGTGCGCGTCGAGGATGGTCAGGTCCTTGCTCCGGTCCACCACGCCTGCGACGTGGTCCGCTGGGCGGAATGCAGGGTCGACGCGACCGGGATCCCCGACGGCGAGTCGCTGTTGGCCGCCGTCCACCTCGCTTTGCTGGCCGTCCAGGACGGCGCGGGCGGTCGTCTGGTTGCCGCCCGGGTCACAATTCACGGCCGTTCTCGCGCGCGGGCAGCGATCGAACGGGACCGGGAAGGGTTCGTCACCGAGGTCCGCAACCTCGCCAACCACCTCAGTGGCGCGGGGCTGTGGGTCGAAAAGGTGCGGATCGAGCTCAAGGGCGACCACGACGTGGCATCCCTCCGGACCAAGGACGAGCCGATCGGCGATCTCCTTCGAGCGCTTGACGAGCTTCCGTCGACCTTGCTGGAGGTCCTAAACGAGGACCTGCGCCCGATCGCGGCTCAACTTCCGAGGGAAGTTCTCGAACGTTTGGAAGGTTTCGGCGCGGAGGAGTGGATCCGCAGGTTGACGCCGGATGTTCAGGAGCTATTGGTTTCTAAGGTGCTCGACTGA
- a CDS encoding prepilin-type N-terminal cleavage/methylation domain-containing protein, whose translation MNLYFFVQYDLAVPKERLMRNAFTLIELLVVIAIIAILAAILFPVFSQAKEAAKGSACMSNMKQIGVGTQLYLGDFDDQMLFRASTNAASTRANVSIPNTNNGARWWNMLMPYIKNKEVYRCPSDSTPTLSPDSDGLASIPRSYVASASAEYLNMSQIGRPAEIILIGEKWAKGSDGRALSEPWLEAFDGDMSEDPRRPGHMVVFADRHANGMNASFFDGHAKRTTPTAMWNSVYLSGCILVHQYPTTRMCDKSFAGCTRLGAENLCNSDKFFPYPSE comes from the coding sequence TTGAATCTTTACTTTTTTGTGCAGTATGATCTCGCCGTTCCCAAGGAGCGCCTTATGCGAAACGCCTTCACCCTCATCGAACTCCTCGTCGTCATCGCGATCATCGCGATCCTCGCCGCCATCCTCTTCCCAGTTTTCTCCCAAGCGAAAGAGGCGGCCAAGGGGAGCGCCTGCATGTCGAACATGAAACAGATCGGCGTGGGCACTCAGCTTTATCTGGGCGACTTCGACGATCAAATGCTCTTCCGCGCCTCGACGAACGCCGCCTCGACCCGGGCCAACGTCTCGATCCCCAACACCAATAACGGCGCCCGCTGGTGGAACATGCTGATGCCGTACATAAAGAACAAAGAGGTGTATCGCTGTCCCAGCGACTCGACGCCAACCCTTAGCCCGGATTCCGACGGGCTTGCGTCGATTCCCCGGTCTTACGTCGCAAGCGCCTCGGCCGAGTACCTGAACATGTCGCAGATCGGCCGCCCAGCGGAGATCATCTTGATCGGCGAGAAATGGGCGAAGGGATCGGACGGCCGGGCACTCAGCGAGCCCTGGCTGGAGGCGTTCGACGGCGACATGAGCGAAGATCCGCGGCGCCCCGGCCACATGGTCGTCTTCGCCGACCGCCACGCGAACGGTATGAACGCTTCGTTCTTCGACGGACACGCGAAAAGAACGACGCCGACCGCCATGTGGAACTCGGTGTACCTAAGCGGATGCATCCTCGTTCACCAATATCCGACCACGCGTATGTGCGATAAATCGTTTGCCGGCTGCACCCGCCTTGGCGCGGAGAACCTCTGCAACAGCGATAAATTCTTCCCGTACCCCTCCGAGTAA
- a CDS encoding ThuA domain-containing protein, with amino-acid sequence MSEAKALRVLIWDENPAHAPKELYPENLRGAIAEGLRELGPELEVKVAHLDEPEQGVTDEALANTDVLIWWGHARHGEVEDSVAERVAKRVREGGMGFVALHSAHYSKTFRKVLDATGHLKGGWRESNDTEEIRVCAPWHPIAEGVTDFTLAAEEMYGGPFDVPPHEVLVLQSYFPLGGEVFPSGICWTVGEGIDPEFTSGPGGGKGQGHGIGRVFYFRPGHETYDTYFNPKVRKVIYNAVRWAGKVTG; translated from the coding sequence ATGAGTGAAGCTAAGGCCCTCCGCGTTCTAATTTGGGATGAAAATCCCGCCCACGCTCCGAAAGAGCTCTATCCCGAGAATCTTAGAGGAGCGATCGCGGAAGGTCTTCGCGAGCTCGGCCCCGAGCTCGAAGTCAAGGTGGCGCACCTGGACGAGCCCGAGCAGGGCGTAACCGATGAGGCGCTCGCCAACACGGACGTCCTGATTTGGTGGGGCCACGCCCGCCACGGGGAGGTCGAAGACTCGGTGGCGGAGCGAGTGGCTAAGCGGGTCCGCGAAGGGGGCATGGGGTTCGTTGCCCTTCACTCGGCGCACTACTCTAAGACCTTCCGCAAGGTACTGGACGCGACCGGTCACCTCAAGGGGGGCTGGCGGGAGAGCAACGACACCGAGGAGATCCGCGTGTGCGCGCCGTGGCACCCGATCGCCGAAGGGGTAACCGACTTCACTTTGGCGGCGGAAGAGATGTACGGCGGGCCGTTCGACGTTCCCCCTCACGAAGTCCTGGTCCTCCAGAGCTACTTCCCACTCGGCGGCGAGGTCTTCCCGAGCGGGATTTGCTGGACCGTCGGCGAGGGGATCGACCCGGAATTCACCTCTGGTCCCGGCGGAGGCAAGGGTCAGGGGCATGGTATCGGCCGAGTCTTTTACTTCCGACCGGGCCACGAGACATACGACACCTACTTCAACCCCAAGGTCCGCAAGGTGATCTACAACGCCGTACGCTGGGCAGGCAAGGTCACCGGCTAG